From Erigeron canadensis isolate Cc75 chromosome 8, C_canadensis_v1, whole genome shotgun sequence, one genomic window encodes:
- the LOC122579596 gene encoding uncharacterized protein LOC122579596 isoform X2: MHIEKNVCESLFNTLLMNKDKSKDTDKARRVLEKWNIRPELWLVDNGRGKLSKPYAKFSFTNTDKSLFCQFIRGVKLPDGFGSNFKHKVTENDTQITGMKSPDHHIMMQWLLPIGARAYLDKNISTPIIELCHFFKQLCARNLMSSDMQDTEEKLINILCSFEQIFPPSFFDVMIHLVMHLPEEAIQGGHVYMRWMYPFERYMPMLKNYVRNKARPKGSIAEGYVADEALTFCSRYLKGVPTRFNRPDRNEDAPIPTHEFYVFPSLCTPIDKGVDTKLDRELWAKLIWFILNNNSEIEDYKDEFTTLMSPGTNLQANFPNRFKQKINHLRANNESSISNELLALANGPRFANSYTACIVNGVRFVIESRDLRRTTQNSGISTTGHDGTKYYGVLEDILEFGYLNRCKVVLFRCKRWWMHVIARGHAGDTSGHDGSGGGGPPDRNGKQRLPRECEVDEDPHSGSGAGTGMNFVVIVEYNYMGFYMFA; the protein is encoded by the exons ATGCATATcgaaaaaaatgtttgtgagAGTTTGTTCAATACATTGTTGATGAACAAGGATAAATCCAAAGACACTGATAAGGCGAGAAGGGTGTTAGAAAAATGGAACATTCGACCTGAGTTATGGCTTGTAGATAATGGTCGTGGAAAGCTCTCAAAGCCTTATGCCAAGTTCTCTTTCACAAATACCGATAAAAGTCTTTTTTGTCAATTTATTAGGGGAGTAAAGCTACCAGATGGCTTTGGCTCAAACTTTAAGCATAAGGTAACAGAAAATGATACCCAAATAACGGGGATGAAGTCTCCTGATCATCACATAATGATGCAATGGTTGCTTCCGATTGGTGCTCGTGCGTACTTGGACAAAAACATTTCAACACCAATAATAGAGTTGTGCCACTTTTTTAAGCAACTTTGTGCTCGAAACTTGATGTCATCTGATATGCAAGATACCGAAGAGAAGTTGATTAATATTTTGTGTTCTTTCGAGCAAATATTTCCTCCGTCATTTTTTGACGTAATGATTCATTTGGTTATGCATTTGCCTGAGGAGGCTATCCAAGGTGGGCATGTATACATGAGATGGATGTATCCATTTGAAAGATACATGCCAATGCTGAAGAATTATGTTAGAAATAAGGCTAGGCCTAAAGGTTCTATTGCAGAGGGGTATGTTGCAGATGAAGCCTTAACTTTTTGTTCAAGGTATCTTAAGGGTGTACCGACGAGATTTAATCGGCCGGACCGAAACGAAGACGCCCCAATTCCCACACATGAGTTTTATGTCTTCCCATCATTATGCACACCTATCGATAAAGGGGTTGATACAAAGTTGGATCGCGAACTTTGGGCGAAACTAATTTGGTTTATCCTTAACAACAACTCCGAGATTGAAGATTACAAgga TGAATTTACTACTCTAATGTCGCCTGGGACTAACTTGCAAGCAAATTTTCCTAACCGGTTTAAACAGAAG ATCAACCATCTTCGAgcaaacaatgaatctagcatTAGCAATGAACTACTTGCTTTGGCAAATGGACCACGATTCGCAAACTCTTACACCGCTTGTATAGTTAACGGTGTAAGATTTGTGATTGAAAGCCGAGATTTACGTCGTACAACTCAAAACAGCGGCATTTCAACAACTGGGCACGACGGAACAAAGTATTACGGTGTGTTGGAAGATATCTTGGAGTTTGGTTATCTAAATCGTTGCAAGGTTGTATTGTTCCGATGTAAACG atggTGGATGCATGTGATCGCACGAGGACATGCTGGCGATACATCTGGACATGATGGATCAGGTGGTGGTGGTCCACCCGATAGAAATGGAAAACAGAGGCTTCCCCGTGAGTGTGAGGTCGATGAGGATCCTCACAGCGGCAGCGGCGCCGGTACTGGTATGAATTTTGTTGTAATAGTTGAATATAATTACATGGGTTTTTATATGTTTGCTTGA
- the LOC122579596 gene encoding uncharacterized protein LOC122579596 isoform X5, giving the protein MHIEKNVCESLFNTLLMNKDKSKDTDKARRVLEKWNIRPELWLVDNGRGKLSKPYAKFSFTNTDKSLFCQFIRGVKLPDGFGSNFKHKVTENDTQITGMKSPDHHIMMQWLLPIGARAYLDKNISTPIIELCHFFKQLCARNLMSSDMQDTEEKLINILCSFEQIFPPSFFDVMIHLVMHLPEEAIQGGHVYMRWMYPFERYMPMLKNYVRNKARPKGSIAEGYVADEALTFCSRYLKGVPTRFNRPDRNEDAPIPTHEFYVFPSLCTPIDKGVDTKLDRELWAKLIWFILNNNSEIEDYKDEFTTLMSPGTNLQANFPNRFKQKINHLRANNESSISNELLALANGPRFANSYTACIVNGVRFVIESRDLRRTTQNSGISTTGHDGTKYYDGGCM; this is encoded by the exons ATGCATATcgaaaaaaatgtttgtgagAGTTTGTTCAATACATTGTTGATGAACAAGGATAAATCCAAAGACACTGATAAGGCGAGAAGGGTGTTAGAAAAATGGAACATTCGACCTGAGTTATGGCTTGTAGATAATGGTCGTGGAAAGCTCTCAAAGCCTTATGCCAAGTTCTCTTTCACAAATACCGATAAAAGTCTTTTTTGTCAATTTATTAGGGGAGTAAAGCTACCAGATGGCTTTGGCTCAAACTTTAAGCATAAGGTAACAGAAAATGATACCCAAATAACGGGGATGAAGTCTCCTGATCATCACATAATGATGCAATGGTTGCTTCCGATTGGTGCTCGTGCGTACTTGGACAAAAACATTTCAACACCAATAATAGAGTTGTGCCACTTTTTTAAGCAACTTTGTGCTCGAAACTTGATGTCATCTGATATGCAAGATACCGAAGAGAAGTTGATTAATATTTTGTGTTCTTTCGAGCAAATATTTCCTCCGTCATTTTTTGACGTAATGATTCATTTGGTTATGCATTTGCCTGAGGAGGCTATCCAAGGTGGGCATGTATACATGAGATGGATGTATCCATTTGAAAGATACATGCCAATGCTGAAGAATTATGTTAGAAATAAGGCTAGGCCTAAAGGTTCTATTGCAGAGGGGTATGTTGCAGATGAAGCCTTAACTTTTTGTTCAAGGTATCTTAAGGGTGTACCGACGAGATTTAATCGGCCGGACCGAAACGAAGACGCCCCAATTCCCACACATGAGTTTTATGTCTTCCCATCATTATGCACACCTATCGATAAAGGGGTTGATACAAAGTTGGATCGCGAACTTTGGGCGAAACTAATTTGGTTTATCCTTAACAACAACTCCGAGATTGAAGATTACAAgga TGAATTTACTACTCTAATGTCGCCTGGGACTAACTTGCAAGCAAATTTTCCTAACCGGTTTAAACAGAAG ATCAACCATCTTCGAgcaaacaatgaatctagcatTAGCAATGAACTACTTGCTTTGGCAAATGGACCACGATTCGCAAACTCTTACACCGCTTGTATAGTTAACGGTGTAAGATTTGTGATTGAAAGCCGAGATTTACGTCGTACAACTCAAAACAGCGGCATTTCAACAACTGGGCACGACGGAACAAAGTATTACG atggTGGATGCATGTGA
- the LOC122579596 gene encoding uncharacterized protein LOC122579596 isoform X1, producing MHIEKNVCESLFNTLLMNKDKSKDTDKARRVLEKWNIRPELWLVDNGRGKLSKPYAKFSFTNTDKSLFCQFIRGVKLPDGFGSNFKHKVTENDTQITGMKSPDHHIMMQWLLPIGARAYLDKNISTPIIELCHFFKQLCARNLMSSDMQDTEEKLINILCSFEQIFPPSFFDVMIHLVMHLPEEAIQGGHVYMRWMYPFERYMPMLKNYVRNKARPKGSIAEGYVADEALTFCSRYLKGVPTRFNRPDRNEDAPIPTHEFYVFPSLCTPIDKGVDTKLDRELWAKLIWFILNNNSEIEDYKDEFTTLMSPGTNLQANFPNRFKQKINHLRANNESSISNELLALANGPRFANSYTACIVNGVRFVIESRDLRRTTQNSGISTTGHDGTKYYGVLEDILEFGYLNRCKVVLFRCKRYKTNNTKLCVIKNNITSISTQTKWFKNDQYILATQADQVFYLDEPSKAGQRVQSNRYWKVVQEVNHWKIWDQDIITETQETDIIHGSTSSDLSLSANLDSLTYDGLSRAGATNFNVSPEHVDLDDNAYEDVDDEDNDGDNEIDVTDDSEDDLLETNNECGVVTYHTDEDD from the exons ATGCATATcgaaaaaaatgtttgtgagAGTTTGTTCAATACATTGTTGATGAACAAGGATAAATCCAAAGACACTGATAAGGCGAGAAGGGTGTTAGAAAAATGGAACATTCGACCTGAGTTATGGCTTGTAGATAATGGTCGTGGAAAGCTCTCAAAGCCTTATGCCAAGTTCTCTTTCACAAATACCGATAAAAGTCTTTTTTGTCAATTTATTAGGGGAGTAAAGCTACCAGATGGCTTTGGCTCAAACTTTAAGCATAAGGTAACAGAAAATGATACCCAAATAACGGGGATGAAGTCTCCTGATCATCACATAATGATGCAATGGTTGCTTCCGATTGGTGCTCGTGCGTACTTGGACAAAAACATTTCAACACCAATAATAGAGTTGTGCCACTTTTTTAAGCAACTTTGTGCTCGAAACTTGATGTCATCTGATATGCAAGATACCGAAGAGAAGTTGATTAATATTTTGTGTTCTTTCGAGCAAATATTTCCTCCGTCATTTTTTGACGTAATGATTCATTTGGTTATGCATTTGCCTGAGGAGGCTATCCAAGGTGGGCATGTATACATGAGATGGATGTATCCATTTGAAAGATACATGCCAATGCTGAAGAATTATGTTAGAAATAAGGCTAGGCCTAAAGGTTCTATTGCAGAGGGGTATGTTGCAGATGAAGCCTTAACTTTTTGTTCAAGGTATCTTAAGGGTGTACCGACGAGATTTAATCGGCCGGACCGAAACGAAGACGCCCCAATTCCCACACATGAGTTTTATGTCTTCCCATCATTATGCACACCTATCGATAAAGGGGTTGATACAAAGTTGGATCGCGAACTTTGGGCGAAACTAATTTGGTTTATCCTTAACAACAACTCCGAGATTGAAGATTACAAgga TGAATTTACTACTCTAATGTCGCCTGGGACTAACTTGCAAGCAAATTTTCCTAACCGGTTTAAACAGAAG ATCAACCATCTTCGAgcaaacaatgaatctagcatTAGCAATGAACTACTTGCTTTGGCAAATGGACCACGATTCGCAAACTCTTACACCGCTTGTATAGTTAACGGTGTAAGATTTGTGATTGAAAGCCGAGATTTACGTCGTACAACTCAAAACAGCGGCATTTCAACAACTGGGCACGACGGAACAAAGTATTACGGTGTGTTGGAAGATATCTTGGAGTTTGGTTATCTAAATCGTTGCAAGGTTGTATTGTTCCGATGTAAACGGTACAAAACCAATAACACCAAACTTTGTGTCATTAAGAATAACATAACCAGTATTTCTACTCAAACTAAATGGTTTAAAAATGACCAATACATTCTTGCAACACAAGCAGATCAAGTCTTTTATCTTGATGAACCGTCTAAAGCGGGTCAAAGAGTTCAATCAAACAGATATTGGAAGGTCGTCCAAGAGGTGAATCATTGGAAGATTTGGGATCAAGATATTATCACAGAAACTCAAGAAACAGATATAATACATGGGAGCACCTCATCTGACCTTTCGTTGTCTGCTAACTTGGATAGTTTGACTTATGACGGTTTGAGTAGAGCCGGAGCGACAAACTTTAATGTTTCCCCTGAACATGTCGATTTAGATGACAATGCATACGAAGATGTagatgatgaagacaatgatGGAGACAACGAAATAGATGTTACAGATGATTCAGAAGATGATTTACTCGAAACTAATAATGAATGTGGAGTAGTGACTTATCATACTGATGAAGACGATTGA
- the LOC122579596 gene encoding uncharacterized protein LOC122579596 isoform X4 — translation MHIEKNVCESLFNTLLMNKDKSKDTDKARRVLEKWNIRPELWLVDNGRGKLSKPYAKFSFTNTDKSLFCQFIRGVKLPDGFGSNFKHKVTENDTQITGMKSPDHHIMMQWLLPIGARAYLDKNISTPIIELCHFFKQLCARNLMSSDMQDTEEKLINILCSFEQIFPPSFFDVMIHLVMHLPEEAIQGGHVYMRWMYPFERYMPMLKNYVRNKARPKGSIAEGYVADEALTFCSRYLKGVPTRFNRPDRNEDAPIPTHEFYVFPSLCTPIDKGVDTKLDRELWAKLIWFILNNNSEIEDYKDEFTTLMSPGTNLQANFPNRFKQKINHLRANNESSISNELLALANGPRFANSYTACIVNGVRFVIESRDLRRTTQNSGISTTGHDGTKYYGVLEDILEFGYLNRCKVVLFRCKRSSLLS, via the exons ATGCATATcgaaaaaaatgtttgtgagAGTTTGTTCAATACATTGTTGATGAACAAGGATAAATCCAAAGACACTGATAAGGCGAGAAGGGTGTTAGAAAAATGGAACATTCGACCTGAGTTATGGCTTGTAGATAATGGTCGTGGAAAGCTCTCAAAGCCTTATGCCAAGTTCTCTTTCACAAATACCGATAAAAGTCTTTTTTGTCAATTTATTAGGGGAGTAAAGCTACCAGATGGCTTTGGCTCAAACTTTAAGCATAAGGTAACAGAAAATGATACCCAAATAACGGGGATGAAGTCTCCTGATCATCACATAATGATGCAATGGTTGCTTCCGATTGGTGCTCGTGCGTACTTGGACAAAAACATTTCAACACCAATAATAGAGTTGTGCCACTTTTTTAAGCAACTTTGTGCTCGAAACTTGATGTCATCTGATATGCAAGATACCGAAGAGAAGTTGATTAATATTTTGTGTTCTTTCGAGCAAATATTTCCTCCGTCATTTTTTGACGTAATGATTCATTTGGTTATGCATTTGCCTGAGGAGGCTATCCAAGGTGGGCATGTATACATGAGATGGATGTATCCATTTGAAAGATACATGCCAATGCTGAAGAATTATGTTAGAAATAAGGCTAGGCCTAAAGGTTCTATTGCAGAGGGGTATGTTGCAGATGAAGCCTTAACTTTTTGTTCAAGGTATCTTAAGGGTGTACCGACGAGATTTAATCGGCCGGACCGAAACGAAGACGCCCCAATTCCCACACATGAGTTTTATGTCTTCCCATCATTATGCACACCTATCGATAAAGGGGTTGATACAAAGTTGGATCGCGAACTTTGGGCGAAACTAATTTGGTTTATCCTTAACAACAACTCCGAGATTGAAGATTACAAgga TGAATTTACTACTCTAATGTCGCCTGGGACTAACTTGCAAGCAAATTTTCCTAACCGGTTTAAACAGAAG ATCAACCATCTTCGAgcaaacaatgaatctagcatTAGCAATGAACTACTTGCTTTGGCAAATGGACCACGATTCGCAAACTCTTACACCGCTTGTATAGTTAACGGTGTAAGATTTGTGATTGAAAGCCGAGATTTACGTCGTACAACTCAAAACAGCGGCATTTCAACAACTGGGCACGACGGAACAAAGTATTACGGTGTGTTGGAAGATATCTTGGAGTTTGGTTATCTAAATCGTTGCAAGGTTGTATTGTTCCGATGTAAACG ATCAAGTCTTTTATCTTGA
- the LOC122580238 gene encoding uncharacterized protein LOC122580238 — translation MERSPAFPPNRSISLPSRIHPTCLRVEAELNKLRAWEIRSCSSLDNLSAETIQIGLAGLSEVYRGVEELVYSSLTHHGDLLEGALDYSVKLLDRCGIVRDMQQKMKEQVFCLQSSLQRRGTDSKFENEISSYLRLRKMLKKETSKCIKSLKRSERKFLHIPSTKDYHLAMVVKVLREVNTMTYIVLRSLLSFMSSSGSKIKKGGGCSLISKLRPNDHKAKKLMNEVGRVDDALFGVLHGTEEMTMAHRKVEKLVVSLDCIEKGLDVVFRRLIQYRVSILNVLTR, via the coding sequence ATGGAAAGATCGCCTGCATTTCCTCCAAATAGATCAATTAGTTTGCCTTCTAGAATACATCCCACGTGTCTTCGTGTTGAGGCCGAGTTAAACAAACTACGAGCATGGGAAATAAGATCATGTTCGTCTTTGGACAACCTAAGTGCAGAAACCATTCAAATAGGTTTAGCTGGTTTATCGGAGGTGTATAGAGGTGTAGAGGAGCTTGTTTACTCGTCGTTAACACATCATGGGGATTTGTTAGAAGGTGCATTAGATTATTCGGTTAAACTACTTGATAGGTGTGGAATTGTGAGGGATATGCAACAAAAGATGAAGGAACAAGTCTTTTGCCTTCAATCAAGTCTCCAAAGAAGAGGAACagattcaaaatttgaaaatgaaatttcTTCTTATTTAAGGTTAAGAAAGATGCTGAAGAAAGAGACATCAAAGTGCATTAAGTCACTAAAACGATCTGAAAGGAAGTTTCTTCACATACCATCTACAAAAGATTACCATTTAGCAATGGTGGTGAAGGTTCTAAGAGAAGTGAATACTATGACATATATTGTATTACGGTCTCTCTTATCGTTCATGTCATCGTCGGGATCTAAGATCAAGAAGGGAGGCGGGTGCTCGCTAATTTCAAAACTGAGGCCAAATGATCACAAGGCAAAGAAGTTGATGAATGAAGTGGGTCGTGTTGATGACGCCCTCTTTGGTGTTCTTCATGGCACTGAGGAAATGACAATGGCTCATAGGAAGGTGGAAAAGCTTGTAGTTAGTTTAGATTGTATAGAGAAGGGATTAGATGTAGTTTTTAGACGATTGATACAATATCGAGTCTCGATCCTTAATGTACTCACCCGATAA
- the LOC122579596 gene encoding uncharacterized protein LOC122579596 isoform X3 yields MHIEKNVCESLFNTLLMNKDKSKDTDKARRVLEKWNIRPELWLVDNGRGKLSKPYAKFSFTNTDKSLFCQFIRGVKLPDGFGSNFKHKVTENDTQITGMKSPDHHIMMQWLLPIGARAYLDKNISTPIIELCHFFKQLCARNLMSSDMQDTEEKLINILCSFEQIFPPSFFDVMIHLVMHLPEEAIQGGHVYMRWMYPFERYMPMLKNYVRNKARPKGSIAEGYVADEALTFCSRYLKGVPTRFNRPDRNEDAPIPTHEFYVFPSLCTPIDKGVDTKLDRELWAKLIWFILNNNSEIEDYKDEFTTLMSPGTNLQANFPNRFKQKINHLRANNESSISNELLALANGPRFANSYTACIVNGVRFVIESRDLRRTTQNSGISTTGHDGTKYYGVLEDILEFGYLNRCKVVLFRCKRWWMHVIARGHAGDTSGHDGSGGGGPPDRNGKQRLPRECEVDEDPHSGSGAGTGTHNTYRPVGKNQAFDV; encoded by the exons ATGCATATcgaaaaaaatgtttgtgagAGTTTGTTCAATACATTGTTGATGAACAAGGATAAATCCAAAGACACTGATAAGGCGAGAAGGGTGTTAGAAAAATGGAACATTCGACCTGAGTTATGGCTTGTAGATAATGGTCGTGGAAAGCTCTCAAAGCCTTATGCCAAGTTCTCTTTCACAAATACCGATAAAAGTCTTTTTTGTCAATTTATTAGGGGAGTAAAGCTACCAGATGGCTTTGGCTCAAACTTTAAGCATAAGGTAACAGAAAATGATACCCAAATAACGGGGATGAAGTCTCCTGATCATCACATAATGATGCAATGGTTGCTTCCGATTGGTGCTCGTGCGTACTTGGACAAAAACATTTCAACACCAATAATAGAGTTGTGCCACTTTTTTAAGCAACTTTGTGCTCGAAACTTGATGTCATCTGATATGCAAGATACCGAAGAGAAGTTGATTAATATTTTGTGTTCTTTCGAGCAAATATTTCCTCCGTCATTTTTTGACGTAATGATTCATTTGGTTATGCATTTGCCTGAGGAGGCTATCCAAGGTGGGCATGTATACATGAGATGGATGTATCCATTTGAAAGATACATGCCAATGCTGAAGAATTATGTTAGAAATAAGGCTAGGCCTAAAGGTTCTATTGCAGAGGGGTATGTTGCAGATGAAGCCTTAACTTTTTGTTCAAGGTATCTTAAGGGTGTACCGACGAGATTTAATCGGCCGGACCGAAACGAAGACGCCCCAATTCCCACACATGAGTTTTATGTCTTCCCATCATTATGCACACCTATCGATAAAGGGGTTGATACAAAGTTGGATCGCGAACTTTGGGCGAAACTAATTTGGTTTATCCTTAACAACAACTCCGAGATTGAAGATTACAAgga TGAATTTACTACTCTAATGTCGCCTGGGACTAACTTGCAAGCAAATTTTCCTAACCGGTTTAAACAGAAG ATCAACCATCTTCGAgcaaacaatgaatctagcatTAGCAATGAACTACTTGCTTTGGCAAATGGACCACGATTCGCAAACTCTTACACCGCTTGTATAGTTAACGGTGTAAGATTTGTGATTGAAAGCCGAGATTTACGTCGTACAACTCAAAACAGCGGCATTTCAACAACTGGGCACGACGGAACAAAGTATTACGGTGTGTTGGAAGATATCTTGGAGTTTGGTTATCTAAATCGTTGCAAGGTTGTATTGTTCCGATGTAAACG atggTGGATGCATGTGATCGCACGAGGACATGCTGGCGATACATCTGGACATGATGGATCAGGTGGTGGTGGTCCACCCGATAGAAATGGAAAACAGAGGCTTCCCCGTGAGTGTGAGGTCGATGAGGATCCTCACAGCGGCAGCGGCGCCGGTACTG GTACTCACAATACCTACAGACCCGTGGGTAAGAATCAAGCTTTTGATGTGTAA